TATGGTAATTGCCTTTGTACCTAGAATACTTAAGTGGTTTTACTACATAACCTCATTTTAACAGCGCCAATCTCACATTTCCTATAAAACTCAATAACCCAAATTTTTTTCAATTTTGTGCAATATGTATAGCCACCACCGAGCTTTCACATCATGGTATGTGAAGGGTTTGCGGACACTTTGAAATGGTGAGGACAGATAATTTTCTGCAATCGGCCAGTTTGAGAGATCGCGAGATTTTAGCCTTACAACCTCTTGTGGAGACAGGTCATTTAAATATTTAACACTACGGCCCAATACTATTGATGCAAGCCGAGACGAAAGCCCTCTTCGATTTCGATTGCGATAAAATGGTACATCTGGGCAGAAGAAGGCTATAGGATCAGCCATACATGGCATGGGGCCGAATGTTGACAATGCTTGATGTACATTCCCACCTTCGCTATTTGCGTACTCCCAGCCTGCTGCATTCAGACGCTTAACATGAGCGATATGACAGTCAAAATATGCCAGAGATAATTTGTGATTTTCACGTTCATCAAGAGGCGAGATGTATGCTCTTACCTTATCGGACTGTGTCAATCTCCGTTTATACCTGCGAATAGCAACACCCCTCATGAAAAGCTGGCTTAAAAACCCAACTTGCGGATAAGAATTAAAAATACTTTCGATATCTTCGTCATCATCTTGCGAAAACGTGCGGACTAGCTGCATATCGTCTTGCAGCGTCATCAGGAAGGGGTGATCAGCTTGTGATAACGCTAAATTCATATTTGCATACAGCCCACCATGGCGCGCATTTTGAGGCGGTGGGGATATAATTACTCGATCGGAGATCTCTTCCAGGTATTGCAGCGTCGCGGGATCATCTGACCTGTCATCGTAAACTGTATACTTCACATCTGGAGCGTTTCTTTTTATGGATTCAACACACACTCGAAGATTTTCGCCACGATTGAATGAGAAAATTGCTATTTCTACGAGTCTATTCATTTTTCACTTCCTAACTTGGTGTGTTGTATTGAGTACACGAAAGGCGGGGTAGTTTATTCCCCTCTTGTATTAGCTTGTGCCTCAAGGGGCTCTCAAATTAGCGTCTGATGTGCAGAGTAGAGTGAATAAAACTAGCAAAAGATAACTTTTCGGTGACAAGTTTCGAGAAGGCACAATAAACTTCTTCCAACTTATCACTTTCGAAATTCTCAAGCCCTAGATAGTGAATTCCTTCAATAAATGGCTCATCAAGTATCTCCGACATAACTGGCTTGCCTGCGAGGTATGATGTGAGTAACCGAGGGGCCTCCGTATAGACACCTTCATCAAAATGAATGTTTACTACTGTAGCGGATCGATCAAGTTCGCGCTCCAACTTTTTCCCATAGGTGCCGCGAGGCAAAACAGTGACCTTGGTCCCAACAAGGGCTTGCACTACTTCCTTTCTACGCACTCCCAAATCACCAAAAAATAAGTTGGCCCCACCTAAACTTTCTTTGAATTCGCGAGCTTCAGATGGAAAAATATAGGGCCCATAGTGCAGTTTGGCCCTATCGCTTGGAGACAAGTTCTGGGTATTCCACCAGTGACGATTGGAATTGTTTATGTCCAGCATCACGTCGACACTAGATAAGTTCGTTAAGAGGCGTTTGATTGTTTTGGGCTTCTTCAACATGCCCCAGAGCTCGTTACCTGATTTGTCAAAAAATTGTTCAGTTTGTATCCCTACACGTAATTTGGCGCCCCGATTGAAAAAATAGAAAGCATCATGGCAACCAACTAGAACATCAATTTTGCCTAGTTCAGCGGTATCTTTCACTGAAAGCCCCTCCAAAATGCCTTGGCCAAGCTGGTGGAGTATTTTGTGTCGGGAACGCACTCTTATCCCTTCACGCCTAGCAGTGAAATAGGGTCTAATTCCAAAAATTTTCAATATCTTAACTTTCCAAAGAATGTTTTCTATATTTAGCTGAAAAATGCTCTACTAGACCATAAAACTTACGATAGATACCTGAGCAAAGTAATTTTAAGCGGATGGTAATTTTGCCTGAAGGAGCAGGCGGGTGAATTTTTGTCGGTTCCCTAAAGAACAAGAATAGGCTGCAATGCATATCACAATCAATCGCCTGACCATCCTTTCCTGTCATCCAATCTTGGATCAAGTTGCTGCAGACATTGCCAAAGGAATTGAAGTCGAAGCTTTGCCTGACAAAGATATTGTTGTGTGTATCGGTGCACACAAAAGGTTCAAAGGTTTGAGAAGGAAAGCAGGCTTCAAAATTTGTGTGCAGACAGAGCATTTTCTGGATGCAAGAGGCCAAGCTCTCTGGAGAAAGCCACGATGGTTCAGGATGCTTACCAACCTTCTGATTTGTGATCTGATGCTTGATTTGAGTATCTATAACAAAAAAGTATATCGATGGCTCCCAAGAGCGCTGAAAAACAAGATCGTTTTTGGAGCCAAAATTTTCCCGTCAGCTCCAGTCCAGCATGTAGAAGGCAATGGAACAGCAGTGTTCTTCGGTACAGTAAATGCCAGACGGACAAAGCTTATCGGGGCGTCTGAAGCTTATGTCACCCTAGACGAAGGACTATTTAGCGCAGCTTTGGACGACAAAATTGCGAACGCTTCTGCCGTTTTGAATGTGCACTTTTCCACAGGGGTCTACACGGAATACCCCAGATTGTTGTCGGCATACCTTGCTGGAAAGCCTTTAGTATCAGAGACATTAAGTCCTGATTTGGAGGAAGGTAGGCATTACATTGCCCTCGGTGGACAGATGAACACTGAATCTTTCGCCAAGATCTTCGCGAACTTTAGTACTGAATTTGCAGCCCATAATCGCTTTACTGACTTTTTGGTCAGCTATGCCAAGTGATCTGGTTCTGCTAGTGGCAGAGTTATTGACTATACATTTTCAGGAAGCTTGAACATATGATCGAAGTTGCAATTTTCTCTTATAATCGACATTTTTATTTGAAGAATGCGCTTCACTCGGTTCAACGCAACGTCTCAGATGTACGCGTGCGCATTTACGATGATGGAAGCGATCAGTCTGAAATGAAAAAATTCCTGGCTGAAAACTCTGATCTTGTGGGTGCCCGCTTAAAGGGTCTGGATAGCAAGCACGGTGGTTTGTATACAAATATGCAAAGTGCGCTAGATGAAGCGCAGGAAGACTATCTCCTCTTGATGCAAGACGATACACAGATTGTACGCAAAATGGAGCGAGAGGACCTTGAGGCGATTAATCGAGCCTTTGAGGTATTTCCCACAGCGGCGTTCCTGTCTGTAATGTTCTTGAAGGGCGAAAAAAAGCGACGTTACAAAAGAGTATTGCGCGCGGATGGTGAAAACCAATTGTATCGCTCTAAGTCACTCGAAGACGGTGTTGTTCAAAGTTACTACGATGTGGTTTTATGCAACGTGCCACGCTTAAGGGCTGCGGGCTGGAAGTTTGAAAACACAGAAGTTGCAAACATGAAGAAGGCGCGCGAACTATTTGGTGAAATGCCAATCATGCGAAACCCTTTGATGTTTTTCTGTCCAGAGGTGCCCTTTTTTCGAGATCGAAGGCAATCACTGGCCGCACGGATCATAGCAAAACGCCGCAAAGAAAACCCAATTTTCCATGATATGACAGCCGAAGCTGTTGCAAAGCTTAAGGGGCGAGCCTTAGGCGTATTTCCGTATGCAGAAGATTGGCTGAACCCGACACTTCAGGGGTTGCGGAGACCTTTTGTCTTCAAAGATGTGAAGGCGAACTTATGGTTGAACCTTCTTTATGCGATCGAAACGAAGCTGTTGGGCCGATAGAAAGAAGAAGTGATATGCTTTTCTGGTGTAGAGATTTTGGTTGGTTGCGAGGACCGCTTTCGGGACCATTTTACCTTGTAGGCCCCTCCGTAAGTCCCTAAGATTACATAAAAATCTGCGAAGGTGGAGTTCTTCTCCTGGGCACCATTCCTTCGCAACTTAGAGGAATGAAATGAAAAATCATCTATATAAAAACGATCTTCCCGATGGCCTTGATCTTGGTCCTATTGTTGCGATTGATTGTGAAACTATGGGCTTGCACCCGCATCGTGACAGGCTTTGTGTTGTTCAGATGTCTTCCGGTGATGGGCATGCTCATCTTGTTCAGGTTGCTCAAGGCCAGACAACAGCGCCCAATCTTTGTGCTATGCTCACTGATCCCAACGTTCTCAAGCTTTTCCATTTTGGTCGTTTTGACATCGCCGCTCTGCAAAATACCTTTGGCGCCCTGACAGCGCCGGTTTATTGCACCAAAATCGCAAGCCGCCTTGTCCGCACATATACAGACCGACATGGTCTCAAAAACCTGCTCCAAGAGCTGCTGAATGAAGATATTTCCAAGCAGCAACAAAGCTCTGACTGGGGCGCCGACACGCTCACCAAGGCGCAGATCGACTATGCGGCCTCCGATGTTCTTCATCTGCACAAGCTGCGGGACAAGCTTGATGTGATGCTAGCCCGCGAAGGCCGTGACGAGCTCGCACAAGCGTGTTTCCGCTTCTTAC
This genomic window from Lentibacter algarum contains:
- a CDS encoding glycosyltransferase: MNRLVEIAIFSFNRGENLRVCVESIKRNAPDVKYTVYDDRSDDPATLQYLEEISDRVIISPPPQNARHGGLYANMNLALSQADHPFLMTLQDDMQLVRTFSQDDDEDIESIFNSYPQVGFLSQLFMRGVAIRRYKRRLTQSDKVRAYISPLDERENHKLSLAYFDCHIAHVKRLNAAGWEYANSEGGNVHQALSTFGPMPCMADPIAFFCPDVPFYRNRNRRGLSSRLASIVLGRSVKYLNDLSPQEVVRLKSRDLSNWPIAENYLSSPFQSVRKPFTYHDVKARWWLYILHKIEKNLGY
- a CDS encoding glycosyltransferase family A protein, whose translation is MIEVAIFSYNRHFYLKNALHSVQRNVSDVRVRIYDDGSDQSEMKKFLAENSDLVGARLKGLDSKHGGLYTNMQSALDEAQEDYLLLMQDDTQIVRKMEREDLEAINRAFEVFPTAAFLSVMFLKGEKKRRYKRVLRADGENQLYRSKSLEDGVVQSYYDVVLCNVPRLRAAGWKFENTEVANMKKARELFGEMPIMRNPLMFFCPEVPFFRDRRQSLAARIIAKRRKENPIFHDMTAEAVAKLKGRALGVFPYAEDWLNPTLQGLRRPFVFKDVKANLWLNLLYAIETKLLGR
- a CDS encoding ribonuclease D, which produces MKNHLYKNDLPDGLDLGPIVAIDCETMGLHPHRDRLCVVQMSSGDGHAHLVQVAQGQTTAPNLCAMLTDPNVLKLFHFGRFDIAALQNTFGALTAPVYCTKIASRLVRTYTDRHGLKNLLQELLNEDISKQQQSSDWGADTLTKAQIDYAASDVLHLHKLRDKLDVMLAREGRDELAQACFRFLPTRALLDLEGWPETDIFAHA